From Mucilaginibacter rubeus, a single genomic window includes:
- a CDS encoding efflux RND transporter permease subunit, with product MNKFIKNIIYFSLRHRYFVFFMTLVLVVLGVWSYTNTPIETFPDVTNTQIIIIAQWPGRSAEEMEKMVTIPMETVLNSVQKKANLRTTSSFGLSYVRIIFDDDVDDAFARQQVLSRLGNADLPDGVKPEVEPPYGPTGEIFRYTLKSHTKSLHDLTAIQDWVLDRQFKSIPGVADVNSFGGEEKTYEVSVNPSLLQKYGLTSLDVYTALNRSNINVGGDIIEKNDQAYVVRGIGLINNIDEIQNIIIKNVNNVPILARDIAEIKEGGLPRLGQVGRDKNNDVIEGIVVMRKGENPAEVLKLINQKVVDLNKSVLPADVKISTFYDRTNLMDFCTETVIHNLCEGIILVTVIVLLFMADWRTTLTVAIIIPLALLFAFICLRLKGMSANLLSMGAVDFGIIIDGAVVMVEGIFVALDHKAREVGMQKFNGLAKLGLFKNVGAEMGKAIFFSKLIILTCLVPIFAFQKVEGKMFSPLAYTLGFALLGALIFTLTLVPALSSILLNKNVREKHNPVVLFFEHGIRRMFGYTYRNQKLSLIVAVAFMAVTFFSAKFLGSEFLPQLNEGALWVTAQLPMSTSLESSVKVTDKMRQILSTYPEVKQTLSQVGRTNDGTDPKGFFNVQIQVDLLPKKEWKRNITQEELIADMDKKLSQFPGIVFNYSQPIIDNVAEAVAGVPASMAVKIFGPDFQVLDQKADSVMAVLKKIQGVEDLGILRNLGQPEFRIELDQRKMALYGVSTADANSVIEMAIGGKAASQLYEGERKFDIRIRYQKQFRDTQSKIENLMVPTLNGSKIAIKEISKITTLTGPAFIYRDNNMRYIAVKFSVRGRDLGSTIAEAQDKVGAAVKLDQGYSFTWNGEFENQIRASNTLAHVVPICLLVIFLILFITFGNAKDAVLVILNVPFALIGGILALHITGTNFSISAGIGFIALFGVCIQNGVILISVFKKNLEEKMHLDEAIMQGVISRVRPVVMTALMAAIGLMPAAISTGIGSETQKPLAIVVIGGLVTSTILTLLILPIIYAIVYRLIHRRENRKLLKKVGMIKG from the coding sequence ATGAACAAGTTCATCAAAAATATCATATACTTCTCGCTTAGGCACCGTTACTTTGTGTTCTTTATGACACTGGTATTGGTAGTGCTGGGTGTGTGGAGCTATACCAACACCCCTATCGAGACCTTTCCTGACGTAACCAATACGCAGATCATTATTATTGCCCAATGGCCGGGCCGCAGTGCCGAAGAAATGGAGAAAATGGTTACCATCCCTATGGAAACCGTTTTAAACTCGGTACAGAAAAAAGCAAACCTTCGTACTACATCGTCATTCGGTCTTTCATATGTCCGCATTATTTTTGATGATGACGTTGATGACGCGTTTGCACGCCAGCAGGTATTAAGCCGTCTTGGAAACGCCGATTTGCCAGACGGTGTTAAACCCGAGGTTGAGCCTCCGTACGGCCCAACAGGTGAGATTTTCCGTTATACCTTAAAAAGCCATACCAAATCGTTACATGACCTTACCGCGATACAGGATTGGGTGCTTGACCGCCAATTTAAATCTATCCCGGGTGTAGCCGACGTGAACAGCTTTGGCGGCGAGGAAAAAACTTACGAGGTGAGTGTGAACCCTTCGTTGCTACAAAAATACGGCCTTACCTCGCTTGATGTTTACACCGCCCTTAACCGCAGTAATATTAACGTGGGGGGTGACATCATCGAAAAAAATGACCAAGCTTATGTTGTACGTGGTATTGGCTTGATCAACAATATTGATGAGATCCAGAATATCATTATCAAAAACGTAAACAACGTACCAATCCTTGCTCGTGACATTGCCGAAATTAAAGAAGGCGGCTTGCCACGTTTAGGCCAGGTTGGTCGCGATAAAAACAACGATGTTATTGAAGGTATTGTGGTAATGCGTAAAGGCGAAAACCCTGCTGAGGTATTAAAGCTGATTAACCAAAAGGTTGTTGACCTTAATAAAAGCGTATTACCGGCCGACGTAAAAATCTCTACTTTTTACGATCGTACCAACCTGATGGATTTTTGTACCGAAACTGTTATCCATAACCTCTGCGAAGGTATTATACTGGTAACTGTTATCGTGTTACTATTCATGGCCGATTGGCGTACTACGCTTACGGTAGCTATCATTATTCCGCTGGCTTTATTATTTGCCTTTATCTGTTTAAGGTTAAAAGGCATGAGCGCCAACCTACTCTCCATGGGGGCGGTTGACTTTGGTATCATCATAGATGGTGCCGTGGTAATGGTAGAGGGAATTTTCGTGGCGCTTGATCACAAGGCCAGGGAAGTAGGCATGCAGAAATTCAACGGGCTTGCCAAGCTTGGCTTGTTTAAGAATGTTGGCGCAGAGATGGGTAAAGCTATCTTCTTCTCTAAACTCATTATCCTTACCTGTTTGGTACCAATCTTCGCTTTCCAAAAGGTTGAAGGTAAAATGTTCTCTCCGCTGGCTTACACTTTAGGCTTTGCTTTGCTGGGTGCATTAATATTCACACTTACGTTGGTGCCTGCATTGTCAAGCATACTGCTCAATAAAAATGTAAGAGAAAAGCACAACCCGGTAGTATTGTTTTTTGAGCATGGTATCCGCCGTATGTTCGGTTATACTTATCGCAATCAAAAATTAAGTCTGATAGTTGCGGTAGCCTTCATGGCAGTTACCTTCTTCTCGGCTAAGTTTTTAGGGTCAGAGTTTTTGCCGCAGCTTAATGAAGGTGCCCTTTGGGTAACGGCGCAGCTGCCAATGAGTACCTCGCTGGAAAGCTCGGTTAAGGTAACTGACAAAATGAGGCAGATCCTCTCAACCTACCCTGAGGTGAAACAAACATTATCGCAGGTTGGCCGTACTAATGACGGTACCGACCCTAAAGGTTTTTTTAACGTACAGATTCAGGTTGACCTTTTACCTAAAAAGGAATGGAAACGCAATATTACCCAGGAAGAGCTCATAGCTGACATGGATAAAAAACTCAGTCAGTTTCCAGGCATTGTATTTAACTATTCGCAACCTATTATTGATAACGTGGCCGAGGCAGTTGCGGGTGTACCGGCATCAATGGCAGTAAAAATATTCGGCCCGGATTTCCAGGTGCTCGATCAAAAAGCTGACTCGGTGATGGCCGTGCTTAAAAAGATCCAGGGCGTTGAAGACCTTGGTATCCTTCGCAATCTTGGCCAGCCAGAGTTCCGTATTGAGCTTGACCAGCGTAAGATGGCACTTTATGGTGTATCAACTGCCGATGCAAACTCGGTTATTGAGATGGCCATTGGCGGTAAAGCGGCCTCGCAACTTTATGAAGGCGAACGTAAGTTCGATATCAGGATCCGTTATCAAAAACAATTCAGGGATACTCAAAGCAAAATCGAGAACCTGATGGTGCCTACGTTAAACGGTTCAAAAATTGCCATTAAGGAAATCTCGAAGATCACCACACTAACCGGCCCGGCATTTATTTACCGCGATAACAACATGCGTTACATTGCCGTAAAATTCTCGGTACGTGGTCGTGATTTGGGTAGTACCATTGCCGAAGCACAGGACAAAGTGGGCGCTGCTGTAAAATTGGATCAGGGTTACTCCTTCACCTGGAACGGTGAATTTGAAAACCAGATCAGGGCCTCAAACACTTTGGCACACGTAGTACCTATATGTTTACTGGTAATATTCCTGATCCTGTTCATCACCTTCGGTAACGCTAAAGATGCCGTACTGGTAATCCTGAACGTGCCGTTCGCGTTGATAGGCGGTATTTTAGCATTGCATATCACAGGTACTAACTTCAGTATCTCGGCAGGTATCGGTTTCATCGCCTTATTTGGTGTCTGTATCCAGAATGGTGTGATCCTGATATCGGTATTCAAGAAAAACCTTGAAGAAAAAATGCACCTTGATGAAGCTATTATGCAAGGTGTAATATCACGTGTTCGTCCGGTAGTTATGACCGCGTTGATGGCCGCCATTGGTTTGATGCCTGCGGCAATTTCTACGGGTATTGGTTCCGAAACTCAAAAACCGCTGGCTATAGTGGTAATAGGCGGTTTGGTAACTTCAACCATATTAACCTTACTGATATTACCTATCATTTACGCCATAGTTTACCGTTTAATCCACCGCCGTGAAAACCGTAAGCTGCTGAAAAAAGTAGGCATGATAAAGGGATAA